The Nitrospira sp. KM1 genome includes a window with the following:
- a CDS encoding ABC transporter ATP-binding protein produces MVRLDGVSKLYQLGSRSVTGLDAVSLHVAKGAFCAFVGPSGCGKSTLLNLVAGLDRPSSGEILLDGRSTTRFTSDDWTTARREVIGIVFQAFHLIAGLTAEENVAFPLLLQGQNSAAVMKRVSEVLELVGMTHRRRHRPGELSGGEQQRVAIARAIVHKPKILLADEPTGNLDSQHGTEIIALLRTLAQRFSQTVLLVTHSSTAAEAADYTWTMKDGRLVDRVIPTRLAVGV; encoded by the coding sequence ATGGTCAGGCTCGACGGGGTATCAAAACTGTATCAGTTGGGCTCCCGCTCCGTGACGGGTCTCGATGCCGTCTCATTGCACGTGGCGAAAGGTGCGTTTTGCGCATTTGTCGGTCCCAGCGGCTGCGGCAAGAGCACGTTGCTAAACCTGGTTGCCGGGTTGGATCGTCCCTCTAGCGGCGAGATTCTCCTGGATGGCCGCTCCACGACCCGTTTCACATCCGATGACTGGACAACAGCCAGACGGGAGGTCATCGGCATCGTCTTCCAGGCGTTTCATCTGATAGCGGGCCTAACGGCCGAAGAGAACGTCGCGTTCCCACTCTTGTTGCAAGGGCAGAACAGTGCAGCCGTGATGAAACGGGTGAGCGAGGTACTCGAATTGGTTGGCATGACTCATCGGCGTCGTCATCGGCCAGGTGAACTCTCCGGAGGAGAACAGCAACGCGTGGCCATCGCAAGAGCGATCGTGCATAAGCCAAAAATCCTGTTGGCCGACGAGCCGACGGGCAATCTCGATTCGCAGCATGGGACCGAGATCATCGCCCTGCTGCGGACGCTGGCTCAGCGGTTTTCTCAAACCGTTCTGCTGGTCACGCACAGTTCGACGGCGGCAGAGGCAGCCGATTACACCTGGACGATGAAAGACGGCCGGCTTGTCGACCGTGTCATCCCGACGAGATTGGCGGTAGGTGTGTAA
- a CDS encoding dihydroorotate oxidase, producing MELSVDIAGVKFPGLFMNASGARCVTREELLALGASRSGAIVTKSMTVDRREGNPSPRYYGFPGGSINSMGLPNLGYKAYADLIPELKRFGKPVVASVAGLCEDDFPTIAELINAANPDLIEVNLSCPNIPGKPQIGYDPDASERLMKRVRKIVTVPMGVKLPPYFDPAHHKIMGDVIGRCGVDFLNLINSVGNGLVVNPETETAVIKPKGGFGGLGGSIIKPVALANVRAFWRHFTGRMPIIGTGGVMSGTDAFEHLLCGASAVQVGTALVEEGLDVFTRLESELAICMRQKGYRTVADCRGRLKEL from the coding sequence ATGGAATTGTCGGTTGACATTGCGGGTGTCAAGTTCCCGGGGCTTTTCATGAATGCCTCGGGAGCGCGGTGTGTGACACGCGAGGAGTTGCTGGCTCTCGGCGCTTCTCGATCCGGTGCGATTGTCACGAAGTCCATGACGGTCGATCGTCGGGAAGGCAATCCGTCGCCGCGATACTATGGATTTCCCGGCGGCTCGATCAATTCGATGGGGCTGCCGAACCTTGGCTACAAAGCCTATGCCGATCTCATCCCGGAATTGAAAAGGTTCGGGAAGCCGGTCGTTGCTAGCGTGGCGGGACTGTGTGAAGACGATTTCCCGACGATTGCGGAACTCATCAACGCGGCCAATCCGGACTTGATCGAGGTCAATCTTTCCTGTCCCAATATTCCGGGCAAGCCTCAAATCGGTTACGATCCCGACGCGTCCGAACGTCTCATGAAGCGGGTACGGAAAATCGTTACGGTCCCGATGGGGGTGAAGCTGCCGCCTTATTTCGATCCCGCCCACCACAAAATCATGGGTGATGTCATTGGCCGGTGCGGAGTGGATTTTCTCAATCTCATCAATTCGGTCGGGAACGGGCTGGTGGTCAATCCCGAGACGGAGACTGCGGTGATCAAGCCAAAGGGCGGTTTCGGGGGACTTGGAGGGAGCATCATCAAGCCGGTGGCGCTGGCCAATGTGCGCGCATTCTGGAGGCATTTCACTGGACGCATGCCAATCATCGGGACGGGTGGTGTGATGAGCGGCACGGATGCGTTTGAACATCTTCTGTGCGGGGCTTCGGCGGTGCAGGTCGGCACCGCGCTTGTCGAAGAAGGACTGGACGTATTTACTCGCCTGGAGTCAGAACTTGCGATATGCATGCGCCAGAAGGGATATCGAACTGTAGCGGATTGCCGAGGACGGCTCAAAGAACTGTAA
- a CDS encoding LuxR C-terminal-related transcriptional regulator: MKSALRRKVESSAEPVELDLLTPRQRDILRLVSVGHTNREIASMLEISVRTVEVHRFNLMRRLNVRNVAQLLRRALQLGLLAKSFGK, encoded by the coding sequence ATGAAGAGTGCGCTACGTCGAAAGGTTGAATCCTCAGCCGAACCGGTGGAACTCGATCTTCTGACACCACGTCAGCGGGACATTTTACGACTGGTGTCGGTCGGTCATACCAATCGCGAAATCGCGTCGATGCTGGAGATCAGCGTGCGCACCGTCGAAGTGCATCGGTTTAATCTGATGCGCCGCTTGAATGTTCGGAACGTAGCTCAACTGCTGAGACGAGCCCTCCAACTCGGGCTGCTCGCCAAATCATTCGGGAAATAA
- a CDS encoding FtsX-like permease family protein: MVILFREKEGLQEVRLLSPHLQVLIRAHVRERPVRVLLSVVGVALGVLASTAIGTANVEVLRSFERSVAAVAGPAALEIVGHDLGIDEKEITRIRRSGGVVAASPLVEESVVVLSGDHRGEVLQVFGLDLLSEAGGGRLQVDEDSREQVIDDLMAPDTVYVGRSLAHAWNLQVGSILEAGAGTQNLRLRVAGLIHGKEGRESLWDRVAVMDIAVAQLAFDSIGRIDRIDLVVEPDHPIDDVAATIRSTLPPHLIVQRPSQRTAQVENMIRSFQLNLTVLSWVGLLVGTFLIYNTMAFAVTQRRKEIGIYRALGMTQRRVSMLFIIEGGLLGLLGGMLGGIGGVWLSQTLISLVSRTITDLYVPLESVTTTQWLDVRSLLTVINGMGFGAVVAMLGALAPSIEAGRTVAARALAPGDYEQTQQLRSRMFVAVGLILFVLSGLCSFMGPVGGLPLFGYLATLCLLAAFASFSPLCIQALGRRTALRDGASTNGDVKLRVIATEHAARHPGRNAVTVSALMVGLAIMIGVVVMVRSFRETVEVWVNETVMADLIVAPPSWLQGKQIGHASRALPISWLPVLSGLEGVDAVDTYRDVQVMAQGQSAMLVSRDLRLHARRSRYLLLQGDSSAALNRAAETGGVLVSEVLANRLRLKTGENITITTPRGPKIVPIEGVFYDYATDGGKMVMDRSLYRQLWEDDLVTVFAVYLASDAAGESVRRTIVRTFADMKGAVAPPIVIKNKELRQEILEIFDRTFLLTYVLELIAVLVAVLGIVNTLVTSVLERRRELATLQAIGASTKQVERLVLWEAVYLGLIGAGLGVGGGLAMAWILIAVINKQSFGWTIHMTVPVGLLVQAVTLAVSAAWIAGYFPARWAARQSLVDGLRDE; the protein is encoded by the coding sequence ATGGTTATTCTTTTCCGTGAGAAAGAAGGGTTGCAGGAGGTGAGACTGCTCTCGCCGCATCTTCAGGTGCTCATCCGGGCGCATGTTCGGGAACGACCGGTGCGTGTTCTGCTGAGCGTGGTTGGTGTGGCTCTGGGCGTTCTCGCTTCCACGGCCATTGGTACGGCGAATGTCGAAGTCCTTCGCTCGTTCGAACGATCCGTGGCAGCGGTGGCCGGTCCTGCCGCATTGGAAATTGTCGGCCACGACCTGGGGATAGATGAAAAAGAGATTACGCGCATTCGCCGCAGCGGGGGAGTGGTCGCGGCTTCTCCACTGGTTGAAGAGAGCGTTGTTGTCCTGTCGGGTGATCATCGCGGCGAGGTCCTTCAAGTGTTCGGCCTTGACCTCTTGAGCGAGGCTGGTGGCGGACGACTGCAGGTCGATGAGGACAGCCGAGAGCAGGTGATCGACGATCTGATGGCCCCGGACACGGTCTATGTCGGCCGCTCGCTCGCTCATGCCTGGAATCTGCAGGTCGGGAGCATCCTGGAAGCCGGAGCGGGAACACAGAACCTCCGTCTTCGCGTCGCGGGTTTAATTCACGGGAAAGAAGGCAGGGAGTCGCTGTGGGACCGGGTGGCGGTGATGGATATTGCCGTTGCGCAGTTGGCATTCGACTCGATCGGCCGGATCGACCGCATCGATCTTGTCGTCGAGCCCGACCATCCAATCGACGATGTGGCGGCGACGATTCGTTCTACGTTGCCTCCGCATCTCATTGTTCAGCGGCCGTCACAGCGGACTGCGCAAGTCGAGAACATGATCCGTTCGTTTCAGCTCAATCTGACCGTCTTGAGCTGGGTCGGGCTCCTCGTCGGTACGTTCCTGATCTACAATACGATGGCGTTCGCTGTCACCCAACGGCGGAAAGAGATCGGGATCTATCGCGCGCTCGGCATGACGCAGCGGCGTGTGTCCATGCTGTTTATCATTGAGGGAGGATTACTTGGCCTCCTCGGAGGCATGCTTGGAGGCATCGGGGGCGTCTGGTTGTCTCAAACGTTGATCTCGCTCGTCAGTCGCACCATTACCGATCTGTATGTTCCGCTGGAGTCGGTGACGACGACGCAATGGCTGGACGTTCGCAGCCTGTTGACTGTGATCAATGGCATGGGCTTCGGCGCGGTGGTGGCCATGCTGGGCGCATTGGCTCCCAGCATTGAGGCCGGACGAACCGTGGCGGCCAGGGCGCTGGCGCCGGGAGATTATGAACAGACACAGCAACTGCGAAGCCGTATGTTCGTGGCGGTCGGTCTTATCCTCTTCGTGCTTTCCGGTTTGTGCTCGTTCATGGGGCCGGTGGGTGGACTGCCGCTGTTTGGGTATCTCGCTACACTGTGTCTCCTCGCAGCGTTCGCGTCATTCTCGCCCCTTTGCATCCAGGCCTTGGGACGTCGGACAGCCCTACGTGATGGCGCTTCGACGAATGGGGATGTGAAACTTAGGGTTATTGCAACTGAGCATGCGGCGCGTCACCCGGGCCGCAACGCGGTGACGGTTTCCGCTCTGATGGTCGGTCTTGCCATTATGATTGGCGTCGTGGTGATGGTGCGGAGCTTTCGTGAAACCGTCGAAGTATGGGTGAACGAGACCGTCATGGCTGATTTGATTGTCGCGCCGCCGTCCTGGTTGCAGGGCAAACAGATCGGCCACGCGTCGCGGGCTCTTCCCATTTCATGGCTGCCGGTGTTGTCAGGACTGGAAGGCGTCGACGCCGTCGATACGTATCGCGACGTGCAGGTCATGGCACAGGGACAGTCCGCGATGCTGGTGTCCAGAGACCTTCGGCTTCATGCGCGTCGGAGTCGCTATTTGCTTCTTCAAGGCGATTCGAGCGCCGCGCTGAACCGCGCGGCCGAAACCGGCGGGGTGCTGGTTTCGGAAGTGTTGGCCAACCGGTTGAGGCTCAAGACGGGCGAGAATATTACGATCACGACTCCTCGTGGACCGAAGATCGTGCCGATAGAAGGCGTCTTCTACGACTATGCGACGGATGGCGGGAAAATGGTCATGGATAGGAGCTTGTACCGGCAGCTCTGGGAAGACGACCTTGTCACGGTATTTGCGGTGTATCTGGCGTCTGATGCAGCCGGCGAATCCGTTCGACGCACCATCGTGCGTACGTTTGCGGACATGAAAGGAGCGGTCGCGCCCCCAATCGTCATCAAAAACAAGGAGCTGCGACAAGAGATTCTGGAGATTTTCGATCGAACCTTCTTGCTTACGTACGTGCTGGAGTTGATCGCCGTGCTGGTCGCGGTCCTGGGAATTGTCAACACGCTGGTGACATCGGTTCTCGAGCGGCGGCGTGAGCTTGCGACGCTGCAGGCGATCGGCGCCAGTACGAAACAGGTGGAGCGTCTGGTTCTCTGGGAGGCCGTCTATCTCGGTTTGATCGGAGCTGGGCTTGGGGTAGGAGGTGGCCTAGCCATGGCCTGGATCCTGATCGCGGTCATTAATAAACAGTCCTTCGGCTGGACGATCCACATGACCGTTCCGGTGGGACTGCTTGTGCAAGCGGTTACGTTGGCGGTATCCGCGGCCTGGATTGCCGGTTATTTTCCCGCACGGTGGGCGGCGAGGCAGTCGCTGGTCGACGGCTTACGAGACGAATAA